The following are from one region of the Stenotrophomonas lactitubi genome:
- a CDS encoding substrate-binding domain-containing protein, which yields MNKYKTLAALVATALLATAGAASAQTAVTGGGASLPADLYKGQADSILPANFSYAVTGSGTGKKAFLENNSALFSTTGTVHFAGSDSVLSGTELNTYNSTYNVAGDTNRFGALVQIPSVATSVTVPFNKAGSAVDLSVAQICGIFSGKITSWSSIDSNRSGNIQVVYRGESSGTSELLARFLTSACQPADVSGTTLKLTNGVPAFSVQSTFANLFTTVPSNFIAAPATGGTSLYNAVYAVDGRVGYVGPDVIPSLVDATKVAKVKGFSPDEVSVQATLETAAPPTGAAAENPANWVPVFGNPSAGYPIAGYTNFVFGQCYKNATVGANVRGFLTRHYGSVVVAGVEQGPNDAAIRAHKFIPLTKAWRDAVRTRFATASNAGAVNNPSTCSGIGRPL from the coding sequence ATGAACAAGTACAAGACCCTGGCCGCGCTGGTTGCTACCGCGCTGCTCGCCACTGCTGGCGCCGCTTCGGCCCAGACCGCCGTCACCGGCGGCGGCGCTTCGCTGCCGGCCGACCTCTACAAGGGCCAGGCCGACAGCATCCTGCCGGCCAACTTCAGCTACGCCGTGACCGGTTCGGGCACCGGCAAGAAGGCCTTCCTGGAAAACAACTCGGCGCTGTTCTCGACCACTGGCACCGTGCATTTCGCTGGCAGTGATTCGGTGCTGAGCGGCACCGAGCTGAACACCTACAACAGCACCTACAACGTGGCTGGCGATACCAACCGCTTCGGCGCGTTGGTGCAGATTCCTTCGGTTGCCACCTCGGTCACCGTTCCGTTCAACAAGGCCGGTTCGGCGGTTGACCTGTCGGTTGCGCAGATCTGCGGCATCTTCTCGGGCAAGATCACCAGCTGGTCGAGCATCGACAGCAACCGCAGCGGCAACATCCAGGTCGTCTACCGTGGCGAGAGCAGCGGTACCAGCGAGCTGCTGGCCCGCTTCCTGACCAGCGCCTGCCAGCCGGCCGACGTCTCCGGTACCACCCTGAAGCTGACCAACGGCGTGCCGGCGTTCTCGGTGCAGTCGACCTTCGCCAACCTGTTCACCACCGTGCCGTCGAACTTCATCGCCGCTCCGGCTACCGGTGGCACCTCGCTGTACAACGCGGTGTACGCCGTTGACGGCCGCGTCGGCTACGTTGGCCCGGACGTGATCCCGAGCCTGGTCGACGCCACCAAGGTGGCCAAGGTCAAGGGCTTCTCGCCGGATGAAGTGAGCGTGCAGGCGACCCTGGAGACCGCTGCTCCGCCGACCGGCGCCGCTGCTGAAAACCCCGCCAACTGGGTGCCGGTGTTCGGCAACCCGTCCGCGGGCTATCCGATCGCTGGCTACACCAACTTCGTGTTCGGCCAGTGCTACAAGAACGCCACTGTTGGCGCCAACGTCCGTGGCTTCCTGACCCGCCATTACGGCAGCGTCGTGGTCGCCGGCGTCGAGCAGGGCCCGAACGATGCGGCCATCCGCGCGCACAAGTTCATCCCGCTGACCAAGGCCTGGCGTGATGCGGTCCGTACCCGCTTCGCGACCGCCAGCAATGCCGGCGCCGTGAACAACCCGAGCACCTGCTCGGGCATCGGCCGTCCGCTGTAA
- the gspF gene encoding type II secretion system inner membrane protein GspF — MALFDYQAANAQGRIEKGQLDADNARGVRQQLRGRGLTPVQVSAARDAGSGWGTRRLSASELAWATRQLASLLAASLPLESALSAVIEQAERPHVAQALTAVRADVRAGQRLTVALAARPRDFPGIYRALVGAGEDSGDLARVMERLADYIEERNALQAKVLTAFIYPAAISLVSVAIVIFLLSYVVPQVVTAFVQARQTLPMLTQVMLAASAFVRAWGVWTGLGIGALVVGWRLALRRPDLRLRWDSLLLRVPMVGRFVLGVNSARFASTLAILLDAGVPLLRALDAARQTLGNALLARCADDVAARVREGTSLGAALKVQKVYPPILVHLVASGEKTGSLAPLLDRAAQTISREIERRAMALTALLEPTMILVMGGVVLTIVLAVLMPIMEMNQLVQ, encoded by the coding sequence ATGGCACTGTTCGACTACCAGGCCGCCAACGCACAGGGGCGCATCGAGAAGGGACAGCTGGACGCCGACAACGCGCGCGGCGTGCGCCAGCAACTGCGCGGGCGCGGGCTGACACCGGTACAGGTATCAGCCGCACGCGATGCCGGCAGTGGCTGGGGCACGCGCAGGCTGTCGGCCAGCGAACTGGCCTGGGCCACGCGGCAACTTGCCAGCCTGCTGGCTGCCAGCCTGCCGCTGGAAAGCGCGTTGAGCGCGGTGATCGAACAGGCCGAACGCCCGCACGTTGCGCAGGCACTCACCGCAGTGCGTGCCGATGTGCGCGCTGGCCAGCGGCTGACCGTGGCGCTGGCGGCGCGGCCGCGCGATTTCCCTGGGATCTATCGTGCCCTGGTGGGCGCCGGTGAGGATTCCGGCGATCTGGCGCGGGTGATGGAACGTCTGGCCGACTACATCGAAGAGCGCAACGCGCTGCAGGCGAAGGTACTGACGGCATTCATCTACCCGGCAGCGATCAGCCTGGTGTCGGTGGCGATCGTGATCTTCCTGCTCAGCTACGTGGTGCCCCAGGTGGTGACTGCATTCGTGCAGGCACGGCAGACGCTGCCGATGCTGACCCAGGTGATGCTGGCGGCCAGTGCTTTCGTACGCGCGTGGGGCGTATGGACGGGATTGGGCATCGGCGCGCTGGTGGTGGGCTGGCGGCTGGCACTGCGGCGGCCGGATCTGCGTCTGCGCTGGGACAGCCTGCTGTTGCGCGTACCGATGGTGGGCCGTTTCGTGCTGGGCGTGAACAGCGCTCGCTTTGCATCGACACTGGCGATCCTGCTGGACGCCGGCGTGCCCCTGCTGCGCGCACTGGACGCCGCACGACAGACACTGGGCAACGCGCTGCTGGCGCGCTGTGCCGATGATGTGGCCGCTCGCGTGCGCGAGGGTACTTCGCTTGGCGCTGCGTTGAAGGTGCAGAAAGTGTATCCGCCGATCCTGGTGCATCTGGTGGCCAGTGGCGAGAAGACCGGTTCATTGGCGCCGTTGCTCGACCGCGCTGCACAGACCATCTCGCGCGAGATCGAACGCCGTGCGATGGCACTTACGGCATTGCTGGAGCCCACGATGATCCTGGTGATGGGGGGCGTGGTGCTGACCATAGTGCTGGCCGTGCTGATGCCGATCATGGAAATGAACCAGCTGGTGCAATGA
- the gspE gene encoding type II secretion system ATPase GspE — translation MPVPLPLLPYAWVRSHGVMLAEAGGAPVLLGTAETAAWAVAELRRRHGPVPFQVLDAAVWQQRLGEQYRDGGDAAAVVGAAESEVDLDRLMQDMPEVTDLLDAQDDAPVIRMINALLAQAARDGASDLHIEPFETHSVVRYRVDGTLRDMVQPRRALHAALVSRIKIMAHLDIAEKRLPQDGRIAIRVGGRPLDIRVSTVPTGHGERAVLRLLEKDAGRLQLQRLGMADDTLATFTGLIRQPHGIVLVTGPTGSGKTTSLYAALGQLDSSTSNILTVEDPVEYDFAGIGQIQVNARIGMSFGAALRAILRQDPDTIMIGEIRDLETAQIAVQSSLTGHGVLASLHTNDAISAVTRLADMGVEPFLLASSLRGVLAQRLVRRLCLQCRRAELDTEGRTVWRAVGCSACANSGYRGRTGIHELFVVDERVRALIHEGQGEPALREAARRAGMRSLRQDGQRWVDSGVTTLEEILRVTGDD, via the coding sequence ATGCCCGTGCCGTTGCCATTGCTGCCGTATGCCTGGGTGCGCAGCCACGGGGTGATGCTGGCCGAAGCAGGCGGCGCGCCGGTACTGCTGGGCACCGCCGAGACCGCCGCCTGGGCCGTGGCCGAGCTGCGCCGCCGGCACGGGCCGGTACCGTTCCAGGTGCTGGATGCGGCGGTCTGGCAGCAGCGGTTGGGCGAACAGTATCGTGACGGTGGCGATGCCGCTGCGGTGGTCGGCGCGGCCGAAAGTGAGGTCGATCTCGACCGGCTGATGCAGGACATGCCCGAGGTGACCGATCTGCTGGACGCGCAGGATGACGCGCCGGTGATCCGCATGATCAACGCGCTGTTGGCGCAGGCCGCGCGTGATGGCGCCAGCGACCTGCACATCGAACCTTTCGAAACGCATTCGGTGGTGCGCTACCGCGTCGATGGCACCCTGCGTGACATGGTGCAGCCACGGCGTGCGCTGCATGCGGCGCTGGTATCGCGCATCAAGATCATGGCCCACCTGGATATCGCCGAGAAGCGCCTGCCGCAGGATGGGCGCATCGCCATCCGTGTGGGCGGCCGACCACTGGACATCCGCGTGTCCACGGTGCCGACGGGACATGGCGAGCGCGCGGTGCTGCGCCTGCTGGAAAAGGATGCCGGGCGTCTGCAGCTGCAGCGGTTGGGCATGGCCGACGATACGCTGGCCACCTTCACCGGGTTGATCCGCCAGCCGCATGGCATCGTGCTGGTGACCGGGCCGACCGGTAGCGGCAAGACCACCTCGCTGTATGCGGCACTGGGGCAGCTCGACAGCAGCACCAGCAACATCCTCACCGTGGAGGACCCGGTGGAGTACGACTTCGCCGGCATCGGCCAGATCCAGGTCAACGCGCGCATCGGCATGAGCTTCGGCGCGGCATTGCGCGCGATCCTGCGCCAGGATCCGGACACCATCATGATCGGTGAGATCCGTGACCTGGAAACGGCGCAGATCGCGGTGCAGTCGTCGCTGACCGGCCATGGCGTGCTGGCATCGCTGCATACCAACGATGCGATCTCGGCGGTGACCCGCCTGGCCGACATGGGTGTGGAACCGTTCCTGCTGGCCTCATCGCTGCGCGGTGTACTGGCGCAGCGGCTGGTGCGCAGGCTGTGCCTGCAGTGTCGGCGTGCCGAACTCGATACCGAGGGGCGCACGGTGTGGCGGGCCGTAGGCTGCTCAGCCTGCGCGAACAGCGGCTACCGCGGGCGCACCGGCATCCATGAGCTGTTCGTGGTGGATGAGCGCGTGCGGGCATTGATCCATGAAGGGCAGGGCGAACCCGCGCTGCGCGAGGCGGCGCGGCGTGCCGGCATGCGCAGCCTGCGCCAGGACGGGCAGCGCTGGGTCGACAGCGGGGTGACCACGCTGGAGGAGATCCTGCGCGTGACCGGTGACGACTGA
- the gspD gene encoding type II secretion system secretin GspD — protein MKSMRSLGCSAVLALVVGLAHLPAAVQAQDASDEPVQLNLVDTDIGGVLRMAARFTGRQFLVDPRVTGKMTVVSDGPVSRVQAYQLLLGALRMRGFAVVESGGVSRVVPQADAKLLGGRVGAGGAGGEITTRTFALRYESAAALVAVLRPMISPDNPITANPGNNTLVITDYADNLERIARVIASVDTPAGMDTDVVKLQQGIAVDVAAMVAPLLDAQGAEPAQKVVVMADPRSNSVLLRSSSPGRTRLARQLVEKLDKAQDESGNLHVVYLRNAQATQLAGVLRGVVAGQSDAPAMGSSDGITALPGETSRNASTPAQPAQGKSKGNALESPRLDPGRRDPIDAGSSGFSQNGISVQADIATNTLLISAPEPVYRNLRRVIDQLDQRRAQVLVESLIVEVNQTDAAELGVQWMLGNGRTFGGTHFGGTTGGSGISTTARTTLDVLPKDGLNIGVIDGTINLPGVGQILNMKALANALQSKGGANILSTPNLMTLDNEAASIMVGQTVPFVSGRYVTDGGGGSNNPFQTIEREDVGLKLRVRPQISEGGTVKLDIYQEVSSIDAQSSGSAGIITNKRALDTSVLLDDGQIMVLGGLLEDSVSHGRDAVPGLGKIPVLGALFRSDTRKRAKTNLMVFLRPHVVRDPAAGQRLTRDRYDYMRNAQAAAQPVQSWALPALSAPQLPPQDLSVLGQGNARDGQGQPLQNGSLASLYPASEGNVQVVQYAQGLDAARATQAVAQVRALGLQAYAETTPGETGQRLRVRVARDPATLDPALQQLRGLGYTPELVIGP, from the coding sequence ATGAAGTCGATGCGCAGCCTGGGCTGCAGCGCGGTACTGGCACTGGTGGTGGGCCTGGCCCATCTTCCGGCGGCGGTGCAGGCGCAGGACGCCAGTGACGAACCGGTACAGCTGAACCTGGTGGACACCGATATCGGCGGGGTGCTGCGCATGGCGGCACGCTTCACCGGCCGCCAGTTCCTGGTCGATCCACGGGTGACCGGCAAGATGACCGTGGTCTCCGATGGGCCGGTCAGCCGTGTGCAGGCTTACCAGCTGTTGCTGGGTGCATTGCGCATGCGCGGCTTTGCCGTGGTTGAAAGCGGGGGCGTCAGCCGGGTGGTACCGCAGGCCGATGCCAAGCTGCTGGGCGGGCGCGTTGGTGCCGGCGGTGCGGGAGGCGAGATAACCACGCGCACGTTTGCCCTGCGCTACGAAAGCGCGGCGGCGCTGGTGGCGGTGCTGCGGCCGATGATCAGCCCGGATAATCCGATCACCGCGAACCCAGGCAACAACACGCTGGTCATCACCGACTACGCCGACAACCTGGAGCGCATCGCGCGGGTAATTGCCAGCGTGGATACGCCGGCCGGCATGGACACCGACGTGGTCAAGCTGCAGCAGGGCATTGCCGTGGACGTGGCGGCGATGGTCGCACCGTTGCTGGATGCGCAGGGCGCGGAGCCGGCGCAGAAGGTGGTGGTGATGGCCGACCCGCGCAGCAACAGCGTGCTGCTGCGCTCCAGCAGCCCGGGCCGCACGCGCCTGGCGCGGCAGCTGGTGGAGAAGCTGGACAAGGCCCAGGACGAGTCCGGCAACCTGCATGTGGTGTACCTGCGCAATGCCCAGGCCACCCAGCTGGCCGGAGTGCTGCGTGGCGTGGTGGCAGGGCAGAGCGATGCGCCGGCGATGGGCAGCAGCGACGGTATCACCGCATTGCCGGGCGAGACCAGCCGCAACGCCAGCACGCCGGCGCAACCTGCGCAGGGCAAGAGCAAGGGCAATGCGCTGGAATCGCCGCGGCTTGACCCGGGGCGTCGTGATCCGATCGATGCCGGCAGCAGCGGTTTCAGCCAGAACGGCATCTCGGTGCAGGCTGACATCGCCACCAACACCTTGCTGATTTCCGCCCCAGAGCCGGTGTACCGCAACCTGCGGCGGGTGATCGACCAGCTCGACCAGCGTCGGGCGCAGGTGCTGGTGGAAAGCCTGATCGTGGAGGTCAACCAGACCGATGCCGCTGAACTGGGAGTGCAATGGATGCTGGGCAACGGCCGCACGTTCGGTGGCACCCACTTCGGCGGTACCACCGGTGGCAGTGGCATCAGCACCACTGCGCGCACCACGCTGGATGTACTGCCGAAGGACGGCCTGAACATCGGCGTGATCGACGGCACGATCAACCTGCCGGGCGTCGGCCAGATCCTCAACATGAAGGCGCTGGCCAACGCCCTGCAGAGCAAGGGCGGCGCCAACATCCTCTCCACGCCGAACCTGATGACGCTGGACAACGAGGCGGCCAGCATCATGGTCGGGCAGACCGTGCCCTTCGTCAGTGGCCGCTATGTGACCGACGGTGGCGGTGGCAGCAACAACCCGTTCCAGACCATCGAACGCGAGGACGTGGGCCTGAAGCTGCGGGTGCGCCCGCAGATTTCCGAAGGCGGCACGGTGAAGCTGGACATCTACCAGGAAGTCAGCAGCATCGATGCGCAGAGCTCGGGCAGCGCCGGCATCATCACCAACAAGCGGGCGCTGGATACCAGCGTGCTGCTCGATGACGGCCAGATCATGGTGCTGGGTGGCCTGCTGGAAGACAGCGTCAGCCATGGCCGCGACGCCGTACCGGGGCTGGGGAAGATTCCGGTGCTGGGCGCGCTGTTCCGCAGCGATACGCGCAAGCGGGCCAAGACCAACCTGATGGTGTTCCTGCGCCCGCACGTGGTGCGCGATCCGGCCGCCGGACAGCGCCTGACCCGCGACCGCTATGACTACATGCGCAATGCACAGGCCGCTGCGCAGCCGGTGCAGAGCTGGGCGTTGCCGGCGCTGTCGGCACCGCAGCTGCCGCCGCAGGACCTGTCGGTGCTTGGCCAGGGCAATGCGCGTGATGGCCAGGGCCAGCCGTTGCAGAACGGCAGCCTTGCGTCGTTGTATCCGGCCAGCGAGGGCAATGTGCAGGTGGTGCAGTACGCGCAGGGGCTGGATGCGGCGCGTGCGACCCAGGCCGTGGCACAGGTGCGCGCGCTTGGCCTGCAGGCCTATGCCGAGACCACGCCGGGTGAAACGGGACAGCGTCTGCGGGTGCGGGTGGCGCGCGACCCGGCCACGCTCGACCCGGCGCTGCAGCAGCTGCGCGGGTTGGGCTACACCCCGGAACTGGTCATCGGGCCATGA
- the gspM gene encoding type II secretion system protein GspM translates to MTAAGLRPAASLHGLQQRWQRLAARERAMLLLMAAAIAAAALWLSWLQPLLKQRSHWQAELPRLQAQSAALAPLLRAREQQQQAQGQHPTLAGLRQQITAAGLAGSLHIETRDGRWHLQVRSVPADALWNWLLPLLADPAIELQQLQLQRTGDANMPAARISGNIVMAANGGGHP, encoded by the coding sequence ATGACCGCAGCCGGGTTGCGCCCAGCTGCCTCCCTGCATGGATTGCAGCAGCGTTGGCAGCGGCTGGCGGCGCGCGAGCGCGCGATGCTGCTGTTGATGGCTGCCGCGATAGCGGCGGCTGCACTGTGGCTGAGCTGGCTGCAGCCGCTGCTGAAACAGCGCAGCCATTGGCAGGCTGAACTGCCTCGGCTGCAGGCACAGTCGGCGGCACTTGCACCGCTGCTGCGTGCCCGTGAACAACAGCAGCAGGCGCAGGGCCAGCACCCGACGCTTGCCGGGCTGCGCCAGCAGATCACCGCTGCCGGCCTTGCCGGCAGCCTGCATATCGAAACGCGTGACGGGCGCTGGCACCTGCAGGTGCGCAGTGTGCCCGCCGATGCGCTCTGGAACTGGCTGCTGCCCTTGCTGGCCGACCCGGCCATCGAACTGCAGCAACTGCAACTGCAACGCACAGGGGACGCGAACATGCCGGCGGCACGGATTTCCGGAAACATCGTGATGGCCGCCAATGGCGGTGGCCATCCATGA
- the gspL gene encoding type II secretion system protein GspL, giving the protein MSTQLRMRLPALDRLDGDSAVEWAQLDKDRVLATGSDRLSTLGQRFPQAMVHASLDPQDLILLELQLPPLSGRRLQAALQGEVEAMLLDDLQEVALGHGTQAADGTVAVAWLGLQAIARVQQQLQDCGLQLQALHPTPLLLPWSAGQATLQLCGEHVLVRCGRDRGFVQWCSGRDLPSVMQMLAVRLQQAGVQAVQWIDAVPPAWAERLPASVLAQAAQSSGPLPGWSLPLPAMGTGVPRLAIGLALAAAVLAALGLQLQVSRWHGEGEALRQDMARQFSTHFPEIHDVVDPVLQARRALAVPAAPPTLPAVQQQVASVLQAIPELAGQIRSLRYQPGQLEMELDADAQALAEDAQRLERWQQATQAQGLQLARETGGRLRISSGAAP; this is encoded by the coding sequence ATGAGCACGCAACTGAGAATGCGCCTGCCGGCGCTGGATCGATTGGATGGGGACAGCGCGGTCGAATGGGCGCAGCTGGACAAGGACCGTGTACTGGCGACGGGCAGCGACCGTCTGTCGACGCTGGGCCAGCGCTTTCCGCAGGCAATGGTGCATGCGAGCCTGGACCCGCAGGACCTGATCCTGCTGGAGCTGCAGCTGCCGCCGCTGTCCGGGCGCCGCCTGCAGGCGGCCCTGCAGGGCGAAGTGGAAGCGATGCTGCTGGATGATCTGCAGGAGGTCGCGCTCGGCCATGGCACGCAGGCGGCCGATGGCACGGTGGCGGTGGCGTGGCTTGGCCTGCAGGCGATTGCGCGGGTACAACAGCAGTTGCAGGACTGTGGGCTGCAGTTGCAGGCGCTGCATCCGACGCCCTTGCTGCTGCCGTGGTCGGCCGGGCAGGCCACCTTGCAGTTGTGTGGCGAGCATGTACTGGTCCGCTGCGGCCGTGATCGTGGCTTCGTGCAATGGTGCAGCGGGCGTGACCTGCCCTCGGTGATGCAGATGCTTGCCGTACGCTTGCAGCAGGCTGGGGTGCAGGCGGTGCAGTGGATCGATGCCGTACCGCCTGCCTGGGCCGAGCGCCTGCCAGCCAGCGTGTTGGCGCAGGCGGCGCAGTCCAGCGGTCCGCTGCCTGGCTGGTCGCTGCCGTTGCCGGCCATGGGTACAGGTGTGCCGCGGCTGGCCATCGGCCTTGCGTTGGCGGCGGCGGTGCTAGCTGCGCTGGGCCTGCAACTGCAGGTATCGCGCTGGCATGGCGAGGGTGAAGCCTTGCGGCAGGACATGGCGCGGCAGTTCAGCACGCACTTCCCGGAGATCCACGATGTGGTCGACCCGGTGTTGCAGGCACGGCGGGCACTGGCGGTGCCGGCAGCGCCACCGACGCTTCCTGCCGTGCAGCAGCAGGTTGCCAGCGTGCTGCAGGCCATACCTGAGTTGGCTGGCCAGATTCGTAGCCTGCGCTATCAGCCGGGCCAGTTGGAAATGGAACTTGATGCCGACGCGCAGGCGTTGGCCGAGGACGCGCAACGGCTGGAGCGCTGGCAACAGGCGACGCAGGCACAGGGGCTGCAGCTTGCGCGCGAAACCGGTGGCCGGTTGCGGATCAGCAGCGGGGCCGCGCCATGA
- the gspK gene encoding type II secretion system minor pseudopilin GspK: MARRKIPGAFARQQGMAVIVAMLVVALVAVIATALLTRQSAQLRAVRSDQLRMQVRMAVDATLERAAQQLRDDAREQLTTVGSGRWARPLQLQVPLPVHLQLVDAQSRFNLRTLLADGQPAAEALRAFTTLCAGQGLPRAACASAATQIQSRLRDGERQARAPLPRESLIEQVLAGADPVAVQALERRTVVLPAQTLVNANTSDIAVLQAIAPGVDAGRLQALLGERDRGHWLLNRGDIANRLQLSNEQMAVMPLGIHSEWFLAVGQVQADGASVDFRALIWREYRDDSVRVQRVWTRIGA; this comes from the coding sequence ATGGCACGCCGTAAAATTCCAGGTGCGTTTGCCCGCCAGCAGGGCATGGCGGTGATCGTGGCGATGCTGGTGGTGGCACTGGTGGCGGTGATCGCCACGGCACTGCTGACCCGTCAATCGGCGCAGCTGCGTGCGGTACGCAGCGATCAGCTGCGCATGCAGGTGCGTATGGCGGTGGACGCCACCCTCGAGCGCGCGGCGCAGCAGTTGCGTGACGACGCGCGCGAGCAATTGACCACTGTTGGCAGCGGACGCTGGGCGCGTCCGCTGCAGCTGCAGGTGCCACTGCCGGTGCACCTGCAGCTGGTGGACGCGCAGTCGAGGTTCAACCTGCGCACGCTGCTGGCCGACGGCCAACCTGCAGCGGAGGCACTGCGTGCGTTCACCACCCTGTGTGCCGGGCAGGGGCTGCCTCGCGCCGCCTGTGCCAGCGCCGCAACGCAGATCCAGTCGCGCCTGCGCGATGGCGAGCGGCAGGCGCGTGCGCCGTTGCCGCGCGAGTCGCTGATCGAACAGGTGCTGGCCGGCGCCGATCCGGTGGCGGTACAGGCATTGGAACGGCGCACGGTGGTGCTGCCTGCACAGACCCTGGTCAACGCCAATACAAGTGATATCGCCGTGCTGCAGGCGATTGCACCCGGGGTGGATGCCGGGCGCCTGCAGGCGCTGCTGGGCGAGCGCGATCGTGGCCACTGGCTGCTCAATCGCGGTGACATCGCCAACCGGCTGCAGCTGAGCAACGAACAGATGGCGGTGATGCCGCTGGGTATCCACAGCGAGTGGTTCCTGGCGGTTGGCCAGGTACAGGCAGACGGCGCATCGGTGGATTTCCGCGCATTGATCTGGCGCGAGTACCGCGACGACAGCGTGCGTGTGCAACGGGTATGGACAAGGATCGGTGCATGA
- the gspG gene encoding type II secretion system major pseudopilin GspG has protein sequence MATQMGGRRARQQGFSLIEIMVVVVIIGILAALIVPRLMDRPDQARVVAARQDIAALMQAMKLYRLDNGRYPSAEQGLQTLVKPPQGSGAMPVTPYLDRLPDDPWGHPYQYQNPGTHGDIDVFSLGADSKPGGEAGNADIGSWQL, from the coding sequence ATGGCAACGCAGATGGGTGGTCGCAGGGCTCGGCAGCAGGGCTTCAGCCTGATCGAGATCATGGTGGTGGTGGTCATCATCGGCATTCTGGCCGCACTGATCGTGCCCCGGTTGATGGATCGCCCCGACCAGGCCCGCGTGGTGGCCGCGCGCCAGGACATCGCCGCGCTGATGCAGGCCATGAAGCTGTACCGGCTGGACAATGGGCGTTATCCCAGCGCCGAGCAGGGCTTGCAGACGCTGGTGAAACCGCCGCAGGGGAGCGGCGCGATGCCGGTAACGCCCTACCTCGACCGCCTGCCGGATGACCCGTGGGGGCACCCGTACCAGTACCAGAACCCCGGCACGCACGGCGATATCGACGTGTTCTCACTGGGGGCCGACAGCAAGCCCGGCGGTGAGGCCGGCAACGCGGATATCGGCTCCTGGCAGTTGTGA